The window TCATCCATGCCAGCAGGAACATTAATAGTGCCTTCTGGAGTATCGATTTGACCTACTGGAGAAATAACAGCCGCTGTACCACAAAGACCAATTTCAGCAAAGTCTTTTAATTCATCTTTATGAACAGGACGATGTTCTACAGTCATACCAAGGTAGTGTTCTGCTACATACATCAAAGAACGACGTGTAATGGATGGCAAGATACTATCAGATTTAGGTGTAACTAATTTACCATCTTTAGTAATAAAGATGAAGTTAGCACCACCAGTTTCTTCTACATGTGTACGAGTAGCCGCATCAAGATACATATTTTCTGCATAGCCTTCATTATGAGCATCAGTGATAGCATACAAACTCATAGCATAATTCAAACCAGCTTTAATATGGCCAGTACCATGAGGAGCTGCACGATCAAAATCAGTAATACGAATTTTGATTGGTTTAGCACCACCTTTAAAGTAAGGGCCTACTGGTGTTGTAAACACACGGAATTGATATTCATCAGCAGGTTTTACACCGATAACGGAGTTTGTACCCATCATGTAAGGACGAATATAAAGGCTTGCACCATGACCATATGGAGGAACAAAGTCTTTATTTGCTTTTACAACTTCTTTTACAGCTTCGAGGAAACGACCTTCAGGTAATGTAGGCATTACAAGGCGTTCACAGGATTGATTCAAACGTTCTGCATTCAAATCTGGACGGAAGCATACGATGTGACCATCTTTTGTATAGTATGCTTTCAAACCTTCAAAAACAGTTTGAGCGTATTGGAATACACCAGCACATTCATTAAGGACAACGTTAGCATCAGTAATTAGACCACCTTCGTCCCATTTACCATCTTTATATGTAGTCAAATAACGGTAGTCGGTTTCTACATAACCAAAACCGAGATTATCCCAATCGATATTCTTGCTCATAACAATAACCTCCATTTATATTGATATACACTTAATCTTATCACTATCATCTTGTATTTTCAATAGATTCTATAGAGATGATAAATTATATATACAGATATAGTATCTATTAAGATATATCATCTATATATAGGTAACATATTAATAGATATGTATATTATCAAATAGGCCCCTAGCTATACTATCGTTGAATATAAAAATTGTTTTTTACAGTATAGCTACCGCCCTATTTATATTATAATAATTTCAGATATACATTATCTTATTTTACTAGAGGTCCCTATTATGAACGAAAATAAAAATTTTTTAATTCCTAATCCTAAAAGTATCATTTGTATCGGCCTTAACTATGCTGATCATATTGCTGAAACTAGTCTAGCTACACATGATTTTCCAGAAATCTTTATGAAAACATCAAATGCTCTTGCAGGTAATCATGATACAATTACTATTGAAGACGAAACTTTCCATTACGATTATGAAGGAGAATTAGTTATCATCATCGGTAAATCTGGTAAAAACATATCTCCTGAAAAGGCAATGGAACATATCTTAGGCTATACCATTGGTAACGACGTATGTGCCCGTACATTACAGTTTAGAGGTTCTCAATGGATCCTTGGCAAATCGCTTGATCACTTTGCTCCTATTGGTCCTAATATTGTATCTCCTGATGATTTTGACTTTGAAAGTGCTACTATTACGACAACAGTAAATGGTGAAATACGTCAACAAGCAAAGCTAGAACAAATGATTTTTAAGCCTTATAACATTATTGCCTTCTTATCAACATATATGACACTCCAAGAAGGTGACATTATCTTTACAGGTACGCCTAGTGGTGTAGTATTAGGTAAAAATGAAAGTAAGTATTCTTGGTTAAAACCAGGAGATATTGTTACAGTTTCCATAAGCGGTATTGGTACCTTAGAAAACAAATTTATTTAAAATAAGTACATTGTAAAAGTATTGTATTTGCTCATATTCTAATTATTACGATATCTATTTACATTACAACTAAATATATCTAAACACAAAAAAAGATTACTTCTATATATGTCTAACTATACATAGAAGTAATCTCTTTTATTATTATCTATGTTTTATATTTACTATTACTTTATTTATGCTCCGACTCTAGGTCTAGCATATATTTCTTGCGTTCAATGCCCCCTGCATATCCTGTTAACTGGCCATTACTACCAATAACACGGTGACAAGGAACGATGATAGAAATTGGATTATGCCCTACAGCCCCTCCTACGGCTTGAGCAGAAAATTTCTCTTTACCTTGTTGCTGTGCAATTTGTTTACCAATATCTCCATATGTTGTAGTTTCACCATAAGGAATTGTCTGTAATATAGACCATACGGATTTACGGAACTCAGTACCTTCTAACTGGATAGGAGGTGTAATAAAGGGATTTTTACCATTAAAGTATTGATTTAGCCACATAATTGTTACTTCAAATGGACCTGTTAGTTGCTCTATATACTCCGCATCATCATAACTAGGTGCATGAGCTTCATCAATAAAAAATAAATCTGTTAAGTATGATAATGTACCAAGCATAACCATAGTTCCTAATGGGCTTTCATAGGTGTATTTATAATTCATAGTACATTAACTCCTTCTTAAGATAACAAATCATTCAATACCTTTTGTATGTCATTATTAAATGATACTGTATTTTGCTGAATATCAAATGGAATCGATTGTTTTTCAATATTAACTGGTACATATAGTGTGTCTATATTGTCATGTGCCATCCGCATAAATGGATATTTGATAATCATCGGCGTATTATAGCCAACACCAAGTTCTAACAATACAGTTTTCTTATCTTTATAATTCTCTATAAAACTTGCATATCGTTTTTGAGCCGCATACCAACCTTCGTCTTGCACAAAGGCACCGTCGACCCGTAAATTCATCGTCATTAGTTCGCCACATCTAGGACAGTGAGGAATTAATTCTGTGGGAATTTTCATATCCTTTTGTTCTTTCACCATACGACGCACTTGTTCTTCATTATCATAAGTCTTTTGATGACATGGCTTAGAGCATTGCCACAAGCCATAATCACCTTGCATGTAATAAAATCTATTTTTATCCACTCCAGCAAATTGCATTTGATGATCTACATTAGTGGTAATCACAAAGTAATTCTTATTTTGTAACAACTCCATCAACCGAATATAAGGTTCACCTGCTGAAATATCATAGCGATTATAGTAGATATGACGGCTCCACCATGCCCAATATTCTTCCATGCTTTCAAATGAATAGAATCCACCAGAATACATATCTGTAATACCATACTTTTTGTGAAAGTCATCAAAGTATTTATGAAAACGCTCACCACTATAGGTCAGACCCGCTGCAGTAGACATACCTGCCCCGATACCAACGAGTACCGCATCAGCAGTATTCAAAAATTCTTTTACACGTTCTATATTATCCCAATAATTTGTTGTAGATGTCATAATCTATATCCTTAAATACGTTAAATACCACTTGGATTTTACTATTTGTTTCTTTTAAATACCTACGTACCGTATCGATAGCAATTTGGGCCGCCAATTCATTAGGAAATCTAAACTCACCTGTAGAAATGCAGCAAAATGCAATGGACTTCAAACTATAAGCATTAGCTAGCTCCAAGCAAGATCTATAGCACGATGACAATTGTTCTTTTTCTAAGTCTGTAACAGTATCATAAACAATAGGCCCTACCGTATGGATAACATGACTGGCAGGTAAATTAAAACCATAGGTCATACGAGCTACACCTGTCTTTTCAGGCATATCCATATACTCAGTCATCCTAGCACAGGCCATACGTAACTCAATACCAGCAAAAGTATGAATGGCATTATCAATACATTTGTGATTCGGTAGAAAACAACCGAGAAACTGCTCATTAGCTGCATTGACTATAGCCTTTACCGCTAGACGCGTTATATCACCTTGCCACAAATAAATTTGTGGTTCTCGTTCTTCCATATCATTAATCGTAACGATGCCTTTTTCATGAGCCAATGTATTTAAATATTCATCCTCTACCTTCATCCACTCAGCGGGCATGGCTCCTGCAGGACGAATATTACATAGTGCTCTAAATAGAGTAAATTGTTCTTCTTCATTTACTGGAATATCTATATGTTCGTTATGTTTCTCTTTATATTCTGCTACTAATCCCTCTAAAATATAACGTAATCGTTCTTGCTGTGTCATATATAACTCCTGAATAGAATTAACTAGATTATAACCTATTATATAGCAAAAAACTGCTAGCACTTAATATGCTAGCAGTAACTTTACTGATTAGTATTGTATCAAAAACTAAGGTCTTACAAAAGCTTGTCCACCATGGTTAACGAGGATATCCCCATCTAATACTTTAGTAGTAACCCCTTGTAGACTGCCTTGGATTTGGCTCATCATAAAGCGATAGCCTGGACTGTTCAAGTGTTTAGTAAGGGCTTCCTGATCGCTATAGATCTGAATGACGTACCAGCGATTTTTTGCGTTTCTTTCACGAAGCACATAACCAGCTTTATAACCCGCATCATCTCGAACGGCACGTTCCATATCTAGTTGATATTGTCGTTGTACCGTATCGATTTCATTGCTATCAACAGTAAACTCAGTTAAGGTCACTACTGCCTTACCATCATTTACAATGGATAATGCTTCTTTCTTTTCAAATAAAAGTACAGACTGCACATCGTACATCTTACGATTTGTTAATTTAGAACCGACTTCATTAACAAATGTTTGATAATGGTCAGATTTGCGATGTGTTTCAATAGCAGCTAAATCTTTATAGATTTCAACTACATAAGACTCCGAAGGATTACCTTTTACATGCGCCACATTCATGGACAATGTATTAGGTTCTTTTTCCATAGATGCTGTCAGATTAGCTACACCTGCACTATTATAAGTGCCTTGTAACTCTACAGGTACTTCGAAACGATACATACCTACGCTAGGTGCTGTATCTACAGATTGATCCCGTTCCATAACAAGAGCTGCAAAAGATGTACTTACACCTAATACGGCAATAGCAGATGTTAGTACAATACGTTTTAATAAATTTTTATTCATATATACTCCTTTACATATATCTTGATAACTTCTCGGCAAACAAACCAATACGCTTATAAGTTAACAACTCACATACTCTTGATGTAAATTGTCCAAATCTACGGTAAAAGAAATTAAAAGTTAGATATGCTGGTATTGTACTGATAGTTTTAGGCAAGCGACGAAATATATTTTTTATGGAATATAACTCTTTATAGATCCAAAGATAGCCTTTTTCTAATTCTTCTTTAGACATACCTAACGGTGATACAACTACGTGAGACGTATTATATTTTGATAAATCATAATCAAAAATTCTATTTTGAGCTTCCATTCTCTTGTAGAATTCAGTACCTGGGTATGGTGTGACAATATGTGATGTAATTGTATCAATTTTCTGGCTAATAATCCAATCTAACGTATTTTTAAAAGTCTCTGGTGTATCTCCATCTAAGCCAAATACAAAGCTAGCATTAACCATAATACCACGCTTATGTAATTCGTTAATAAGTCGTTCAAACTCTTCACGATTATTCTGCATTTTATGAACGCTAGATAAAGATTGAGGGCTGATACTTTCAAAACCAATAAATAAACTCTGACAACCAGTTTCTTTCATTAAATCCATCAATTCAGGGTGTTGCCCTATTTTCATAGTAACCGCTGCATTCCAGTTTAACTTCAAAGGTTTAATACGTTCTAAAAACTGTTTAGTCCAAGAAATATTACCAATAAAATTATCATCAATAAACATAATATGTTTTGTACCTAATCGTTTGATATCTCCCAACACATCCTCTATATTGCGATTAATATATTGGTGTGTTCCAGAGCTATTATAGCAAAAATCGCACTTATGAGGACAACTTCTACTAGTAGAAACAACGTTATACCATAAGTAATCGGTCTTATCTATCAAGTCATATGCAGGTGATGCAATATCATCTCCAGATTCTAAAGGCGCAGAAACATATTGAGATTGCAACCGACCATGTTTAGCATCTTCTATAATTTGAGGCCATGTATTTTCTGCGAAACCTATACAAAGACTATCAAATGCCTCCTTAGGTACGGTATCGAATGCTGTCGTAATATGTATACCACCAGCAATCACCTTAGCCCCTTTCTTTCTATATATAGCTGCAATTTCAATTGCTCTAGGCAATACATCAACAGTCACCGCAATACCTACTAAATCAGGTACATCATTAAAATCTAGTTCTCTAATATTTTCATTTTCAATTGTGACCTCACACTCATGCCGAATAATATTAGCCACAGTTAATAACCCTAAATGTGGGGACATACGTATTTTTAAATCTGTATCCATAGGACGCTTCAACATACGTGGTTGAATCAATTTAACTTTCATATAAAACCTCTTATATAACAAATGCTTTTACATTATTATAAAAGATTATGAGTCCTTTTGCATATAAAAACATCCTATCTATTAAAACTATATTGAGTAATATTAGTTCCAACAAATAGGATGTTAAGCTTATATTGTTATATATTCAATAGTTGTACCATGCTCTTCAATAAGTTTAACTAGTTCTTTGCCTTGAAGCCACACAGTCGCATCATTTTGGTTCGGATGTATGCCGATTACATTATTTTCGTAGTCCGCATCAATATAATAATGGACCTTACGGTCCTCATCATGGAGCAAGCAAAATGGAGATACGTGACCTGGTTTAATCTTCAATATATCCCATAGTTCTTCTTCAGAACCAAAGGAAATTTTTTTAAGTTTGTGGTCCTTACGAAATTGTTTTAAATCTACACGCTTTGATCCACGAACAGTAATTAAATAGTAATGCTCTCGTTTATGATCTCGTATAAATAAATTCTTCGCATCCCAATCAGGATATGGCAACTGCACATTTGGCTTATCGTCCATACTAAATAATGGTGCGTGATCTGTAATTTCAAAATCGATATGATGGTCACGCAAACAATCATATACGCCTTGTTTATCTAACATGTAATACCTCTAATACATCGGTTATTCTTTGTGAAAGTAACTAGCATAATGAAAGTATCTATTATATCTAGCTAAATATATCTCCAAAATTAGTTTGGAATCGTATAGGTTCCATCAAATACAAATAAATGAGGGTTCTCATGTACAAATACATCTTCAAAGATACCATCATATGTATATACTGCATCATCTTTTTCATCGAGAAAATCAAAGAATTCTGGATTATTCTCAGATTGTTGTAATAAGTACCATCGTTCCGCTCTATCAAATGGTACAGTACCACCAAAGAAATCTAGTACTGATTGGAAATTATCTGCCAACTCTTTCATATTGAATAGACGCAACCCCACTAAAGTATCTTCCCATACGATACCTGTAGAGTTATAGAAAAACTGGTGATGACCACCATTATTGACCTCAGCAAAATACCAACATATTGCATTAAGATATCGTTGCTCTAATGTAAACTCTTTAGATGTTTCTATATAATCATCATAAGAGCCATAAATATTTATGGTCCAATATGCAGGTTCATTAATAGTCCACATATCATCAGTTTCTTTAATTTCTTCAACAGTTATAGTCCGATGCTGAGATACACCTCTCCTATTCTTCTGTTTTTCGGCTACGTATTTACTATAAGCAGAACACAATTCTGGGTAATCAGACTCACACCTTTCAAAATCTATCTGCATATAACACATATCAATAATCTCAAAAAAATATCCTGTTATATTATTTCGATTCTCACTAACAGCTAGGCGTATACCATTATCTACAAGTGCTAGCATATGTTGCATATTATTGGATGTATAAACCTCATGATTATTAGAAACAATAGCGCCATAGGAGTAAGCACAGCGATAATACCACACAGCATCTCTATACTCTTCATCTATAGAGTTTAATACCTTGATAGCTTCTTCCGGTTTATCATTATTGTTATACGCTCTACCAAGCTCACCTAATAAAGGTACAGGTAGATTCTCGATGCCCACACCAGTTAATGTCTCAATAATCAGCTCCTCTTGTCCTATATCATTAAGATCTTTAATAGTTTGTAATTGCGCCTCTTCAGAAAAAGATAAAAAACGTTCAACACTTAACGACATACAATACGCATCCCTTCATCCCAATTAATATGTATATGAAATCATTCTAAAGTAGTAATATTAACCAACACACAAAACAATAAACTTTACTTAATGGTGATTGATTTATAAGATGGGTTATTTACTTAGCTGCCACAACATACATAAAAGACAGGGATACCATCTTCATTATCGATGAGGCCATGTCCCTCGCACTCATGTCCCTCGTATTCTATGCCTTCATAGAATATATGATCGCCTAATTCTTTATTGGCCATTAAATTTTGTAACTTAAAGGTAAGTTCTTCTCCCGTAAAATATTTACCATTATCAGCAGTAATATGGGCCATGATTTCTACTTGCCACATGTTATCTTCTTTTTCTTCTTCTAGTAACTCTTCACCGTTTAAACGTTCATTATTATGAAGCTGATTTTCACTTTCTATCCATGCTTCATAAGTCACTAAAATTTCAGGCTCTTCTAATAGCGCTAATGCACTTTCCTTAGCGCCATACTCAGCATACTCCTCTAATATTTGATTAAACTCTTTAGAAAAATTCTCTTTAGTATATGATTTTTTATTGAATACCCAATGCACTGCACTGTAAGAAGGATAGTTATCCTCTGATATTTCAAGTTGCTCTGCGTCAAGTTTATTAATTTCAGCATTTTGGCTCTTATTAACGAACGTTTTAATCGTTTCAAAAATCATAGGATAATCCTTTTCATACTCACTTGGCTTTATAAAAGATAAAATATATTCTACCACTTCACAGCACCAGCTCAATTGTTTTTCTAAGTGTGCTTCTTTTGTCTTTTTCATAGCAGTTTCAATTAACTGTAAAGCTTGCTGCACATGTTCAGAATGATAACTTTCACCATGTGCTAAAGAGGCATGCGCATAACCCTTACGATAATACCAAGACCAATCACGGTAAGACTCATCAATACGTTCAAATAACTCAACAGCCTCTGCTGCACGGTCATTATTGTTGTAGATACGTCCTAAGGTACTTAACAATATAGGAGATAAATTATCGATGCCTATATTAGTTAAAAGTTCCATAGCACGATCAATATCTAGGTCCTCTTGTTCATTAATAAGTTTTACCTTATCCTCATCACTTAACGCTTGAAACTCTTCATCCGTAATGTCTTCTATGCTTATATATAATTGCTTAATAAAATCCCCAAAACTATCTGCTAAAAGAGTGATAGAGTAATCCCCTTCTTGGTCTACTCGGACTACCTTAGGCTCATCTGTAGGACCACACTCACGATAATCGAGAAAAATCATATCGTGACCGCCAGAAATCGTATCCGCCACCACGACACCAATAGGAGGATATTCCCATTTAGACATCCAAAATTCGTTGCCAAATTCTCCAAAAATAGATTTCTTTTTATCTCTATCAATGCCATATATGCCTGTCACATATACACACTCACCATCATTATTAATAAAGCAGTTCTTATTCAATACACCGCCATTATGATTGTTAAGTAATTCAATATATGCTGCAGGTAATGTATAGCCTAGCTCAGTTTCAGCATCTTTAATATCCTTATCGGTAACAGGTTTACCTATATAGGATTCAAATGCATAATCAACATCGTTCCAAAATCCGGTCCAATCAAAGTCTTTTAGATTACTCATAATACTCGCTCCTAGTTAATAGATTATTTTAACCAAATGGTTTCTCATCACTGTAATATTCTTTAATTAAAGCTTTTACCCTGCGTCGTATCAAAATGGTATCAACCATATAGGAAAAAATGATATAAGGAGATACATTTATAATCGCTATAGGGGCTAAAATAAGTGCTACTCTCAATAAGTCAAGGGAATATGCATACCATTTAAAATCAATGGTATTTAAAATTGGTGTGACATAGTCAAAGACTTTTATCTCCCATTGCATTAAGGAGTTTAATTCTTCACTAGTTCCTAATAGCCAAACAAAACTTACAGCAAAGATCAGACAATATAATATACCAACTGGAATCAATATCTTCGCTCTCTTTTTTAATAGCTCACGGCAAATCGCATCTTCTTCCTCTGGTGTTACATCATATACCATATTGTATTGAATCTGAATCCGTCTAAATCGATAGCGAATATACTTATATAAGAGGTTATTCGGTCTGTATAACATGATATGCTCCACATATACGTCATAATGGGGAAAACATTAAGAATATATCAGCCATCTACGGCAAAATAATACAAATCTTGGATTAGTCATTTTCAATATCCTTTACTAGCTTTCCGTATTATGTCTTAAATCTAACACGATTTCCCAGCTATCTAATGCTGGAACCTTATGATGTGCAATAAAATCTTCTATTATCTGTAATACCTCTTGATGGCCCAATTCATTTTTACCATATATGATAGCGCCCTGCTCGCCATCATTAGTTACACTAAGTTCTATATGTAATAAATCAGTATCTTCATCACAGCAAACTTGTACAAAGTTATACTGTTTATTATCTATTGAGATTTTATTTGATGGGGATACAATCACAAAATCTTGCTCTTGATCCTGAATAGCATATAGATTTTGCTCAACTTCATTCAGTGTAATACCTTCATATTTATAGGTACCTATATCAATTGACCAATTTGTATATGTTTTCTCAAATGAATCTGTCGTCATATGTATCGCCTCTCCTTTACAATATAGACTAAAATAAGGTTTCTAATTGACCTGACATATCCGCCATAAATTCATCAAATTTACAAAGTTCTCGTAACTCTTGATGTTCTATATCATAGCAACTTATCTTCTTAGTTTTAGTGTCCCATACAATTTGCCAATCGTTATACTCGCCTAGTTCTTTAGATAAACGCAATAGATTACGGCGACCTAATTTAAATGGAATTGTATCAATAAGTGGGAAGAACTCTATAGATATAAAATCGGAGTCTGGTAATTCAAAGTAAAGATGTTCACCTTCTAAAAAATTCACTAATGCTTTTGGTAATTTAAATGGCTTTAACTGATCTATTTTATTCTGTATATCATGGAACTCCGTAGGCTCTAAGGATTTAAAATACTCTGCCATTTCCATATCGCCTTTTTCAACGGCAATGCTATAGGGACGCATACCATCCTTTTCTGTGATGGTAACGTCAGCATTATGTTCTACCAAGTATTTGCACATCTGTAAATCCACATAACGAGCCGCAACGCACAATGGGGTTGGCTTAAAGGGATATACAGAATCAGGCTTATTGTAATTAATATCTACACCATTATGAATAAAGAAATCTAGAACCTCATAATTTCTATCTGTAATGATATTTCTGAAAGCTTTACCGCCATACTTCTGTACCGTATGACCTAAGTCATGAATAATTTGTAGGTTCTCATATTTCTTGCCATATAAAGCAGCTTGAAAAGCATCTACTTTCACACGGTTCAAAGCGTGAATATTAGCACCATGAGCCACAACATAGTCTATACTCTCTTTATTACCATACTGTACCGCTAATAAGAAACTTGGATTTTCTTCATCATTAAGATTAGCACCATGTTCTACTAACCATTGAATACTTGGCAAGCAACACATGACAAGAGCTAATTCTAAAGGTGTATGCTCACTATATTCATCAATTTCTATGACTTCATGAATATCCCAACCAGCCGCTAACGCCGACACAAGTGCAGGTAGATTACCCTCAATAATATCCGTCACTATTTTAGGCACAGATTCAAACGTACCTAAATCTTTTAACTGTATCATATATCTCTCCCATGAACTATATTTTTTAAATGATTATCACTAATTACATTATATTATATTTATAAGTATGAGTGTATAGTAAAAGCCCCTCGTATAAGCGAAAGGCTATCATATACCAAATACAATTCTAAAATCTCAATTTATCTTTTTCATAACGAAATAACAAGAACATTAATAAATTTTAATCCATGCACATTTAAAAATTGCATTCCACAGATAGTCTATTTACCATGACGCTTAGAAAATAGACAGATAGTCTCTTTATCACTTTTCTATCATGCTCTTTAATAGCTTTCGAAGATTTTCAAATCTAATCTCAGCCACAAAACGCACCACCTTCTATTTTGATAAAACTAATCTTATAAATATTATCTAACAGCTTCAAACTCTTCACAATTCAGTTTTGCTTTTAAATCTCTAAAATATATTTTTTGTTGTCGTTTCAAATACAAACTTATAAATGGCTTAAATATTAGTTTTTTAGAGACAACAGTTTCTGTAAAATCTAGAATCGTTTTATCATCCTCCACATAGAACTTTCCGACCCAAGCCCCCTTAATATTTTTATTTTCTATCTCAAATATCCATGACTGGTATTTAATACATTCTGTAATTCTAAAATAAGTTTCAACTCCATTCTTGGTAATCTCTATAAAGTTATTCTCATCTATAATTCTTACATCTTTTAAATCACTTCTCCAGGAAAAATCCTTTAGATTCGTCACTGTATCCCACACTACTTCTATTGGATATAGTAATGTAGCTCTCATATTAGACACTGCCATAGTAATCACCTCAAATATATTAGAAAAACACATAATCAATAAAAGATGAATTAAACTCTTTAACCTACTTACATATCACTCCATACCCATTAGTAAAATTCATATTAATATAAGTAGCATTCATAACATGATAATATTCAGATACATATTCCAATGCTATACTTAAAATAGTGTATTTTTATTTATTTGATGAATTGTAAAATATATTGCGACAAATAAAAAGACTCATATTGGAGATCTCGTGTAAAATGTAAATAACCACAACTACATGACACGGAGGTCTCTAATATGAGCTATATACATCTTACCATAGAAAAACGAAGTCAAATAGAAGTTTTACGAAGAGAAGGATACTCTGTTCGTAGGATTGCTAGCTTAATCGGGGTTCACCATTCTACTGTAGCAAGAGAATTAAATCGCGTTGAAGGTGAATATTCTGCGATTAAAGCACAACAATTAGCAATTAGTGAGTCTGCTAATAAAGGCAGACCAACAAAGTTAACACCTCAATTAGCGGCTTTAATTGAATCCAGGTTACAACAAACTTGGTCTCCAGAAGAAATAGTTGGTGCTGAATTAGTTGGAGTTCTAAGCTTTAAAACAATTTATTCTTGGATCCATCGTGGTTTTCTTGCTGTAACAGAAACAGTACTTCGCCGGAAAGGCAAAAAGCCTGGTACACAAGAAAAACGTGGACGGTTCAATGTGAAAAAGACCATTAAGGACCGACCTCAAGAAGTTGAAAACCGTAAGACTTTTGGTCATTGGGAACTAGATACAATGGTGTCTTCTAGAGGTCAAAGTAAAGGTTGTTTAGCTACATTTGTTGAACGTAAAACTCGATTTTATGTAGCAATAAAAATGGATGACCGAACTAAGGATTCTATGTTTTTAGCTATTAGTTCCCTATA of the Veillonella parvula genome contains:
- a CDS encoding prolyl-tRNA synthetase associated domain-containing protein gives rise to the protein MLDKQGVYDCLRDHHIDFEITDHAPLFSMDDKPNVQLPYPDWDAKNLFIRDHKREHYYLITVRGSKRVDLKQFRKDHKLKKISFGSEEELWDILKIKPGHVSPFCLLHDEDRKVHYYIDADYENNVIGIHPNQNDATVWLQGKELVKLIEEHGTTIEYITI
- a CDS encoding SMI1/KNR4 family protein — its product is MSNLKDFDWTGFWNDVDYAFESYIGKPVTDKDIKDAETELGYTLPAAYIELLNNHNGGVLNKNCFINNDGECVYVTGIYGIDRDKKKSIFGEFGNEFWMSKWEYPPIGVVVADTISGGHDMIFLDYRECGPTDEPKVVRVDQEGDYSITLLADSFGDFIKQLYISIEDITDEEFQALSDEDKVKLINEQEDLDIDRAMELLTNIGIDNLSPILLSTLGRIYNNNDRAAEAVELFERIDESYRDWSWYYRKGYAHASLAHGESYHSEHVQQALQLIETAMKKTKEAHLEKQLSWCCEVVEYILSFIKPSEYEKDYPMIFETIKTFVNKSQNAEINKLDAEQLEISEDNYPSYSAVHWVFNKKSYTKENFSKEFNQILEEYAEYGAKESALALLEEPEILVTYEAWIESENQLHNNERLNGEELLEEEKEDNMWQVEIMAHITADNGKYFTGEELTFKLQNLMANKELGDHIFYEGIEYEGHECEGHGLIDNEDGIPVFYVCCGS
- a CDS encoding IS30 family transposase, with product MSYIHLTIEKRSQIEVLRREGYSVRRIASLIGVHHSTVARELNRVEGEYSAIKAQQLAISESANKGRPTKLTPQLAALIESRLQQTWSPEEIVGAELVGVLSFKTIYSWIHRGFLAVTETVLRRKGKKPGTQEKRGRFNVKKTIKDRPQEVENRKTFGHWELDTMVSSRGQSKGCLATFVERKTRFYVAIKMDDRTKDSMFLAISSLYNTLTSKLLKTFTVDRGKEFACFEQVENEFGIPMYFADAYAAWQRGSNENSNGLLRELFPKKTDLAKVTLDKLTEALVLINNRPRKCLRFKTPFDMFKHEIKKLI
- a CDS encoding DMP19 family protein encodes the protein MSLSVERFLSFSEEAQLQTIKDLNDIGQEELIIETLTGVGIENLPVPLLGELGRAYNNNDKPEEAIKVLNSIDEEYRDAVWYYRCAYSYGAIVSNNHEVYTSNNMQHMLALVDNGIRLAVSENRNNITGYFFEIIDMCYMQIDFERCESDYPELCSAYSKYVAEKQKNRRGVSQHRTITVEEIKETDDMWTINEPAYWTINIYGSYDDYIETSKEFTLEQRYLNAICWYFAEVNNGGHHQFFYNSTGIVWEDTLVGLRLFNMKELADNFQSVLDFFGGTVPFDRAERWYLLQQSENNPEFFDFLDEKDDAVYTYDGIFEDVFVHENPHLFVFDGTYTIPN
- a CDS encoding ankyrin repeat domain-containing protein; this translates as MIQLKDLGTFESVPKIVTDIIEGNLPALVSALAAGWDIHEVIEIDEYSEHTPLELALVMCCLPSIQWLVEHGANLNDEENPSFLLAVQYGNKESIDYVVAHGANIHALNRVKVDAFQAALYGKKYENLQIIHDLGHTVQKYGGKAFRNIITDRNYEVLDFFIHNGVDINYNKPDSVYPFKPTPLCVAARYVDLQMCKYLVEHNADVTITEKDGMRPYSIAVEKGDMEMAEYFKSLEPTEFHDIQNKIDQLKPFKLPKALVNFLEGEHLYFELPDSDFISIEFFPLIDTIPFKLGRRNLLRLSKELGEYNDWQIVWDTKTKKISCYDIEHQELRELCKFDEFMADMSGQLETLF